The following proteins come from a genomic window of Brevibacillus antibioticus:
- the pdaB gene encoding polysaccharide deacetylase family sporulation protein PdaB, with product MKFIYVISAKRLKQILIIVAAIVLTAGIGYAERDSIAAFAEGASTQAPQAIYKVDTKEKKIALTFDISWGETRALPILDLLKEKKVNKATFFLSSPWSQRHPDILKRIKEDGLEIGSHGHKHDNYTKYSDEEIRSQLAKADSILTEMTGKKPTLIRMPNGDFDKRVLEIANRMGYSVIQWDTDSKDWTNPGTDVIINNVLSKAHPGDIVLMHASDSAKDTLLALPAIIDQLRKDGYEFVTVSELISGTSVDSKEIH from the coding sequence ATGAAATTCATTTACGTGATCAGCGCGAAACGATTAAAGCAAATCTTAATTATCGTCGCAGCCATCGTACTCACAGCTGGAATTGGTTATGCGGAACGTGATTCAATTGCTGCCTTTGCTGAAGGTGCCAGCACGCAAGCCCCCCAAGCCATTTATAAGGTCGACACCAAAGAAAAGAAAATCGCCCTTACCTTTGACATCAGCTGGGGAGAGACACGCGCATTACCTATACTGGATCTGTTGAAAGAAAAAAAGGTAAACAAAGCAACCTTTTTCCTCTCCTCCCCTTGGAGTCAACGACATCCAGACATCTTGAAACGGATCAAAGAAGATGGCTTAGAAATTGGTTCGCACGGTCACAAGCATGATAACTACACCAAATACTCCGATGAAGAAATTCGCTCCCAATTGGCCAAGGCCGACTCCATTCTAACCGAAATGACTGGAAAAAAACCTACGCTCATTCGGATGCCAAATGGTGATTTTGACAAACGAGTGCTGGAAATCGCGAACCGCATGGGTTATTCCGTCATCCAATGGGATACGGACTCAAAAGACTGGACCAATCCTGGAACGGATGTGATCATCAATAATGTATTATCGAAAGCTCATCCAGGAGACATCGTCCTGATGCACGCGAGCGATTCTGCCAAAGATACACTTCTTGCCCTCCCTGCGATCATTGATCAACTTCGCAAGGATGGCTATGAATTTGTTACGGTTTCTGAACTCATTTCGGGTACAAGTGTAGACAGCAAAGAAATTCACTAA
- the gerD gene encoding spore germination lipoprotein GerD, which yields MRKKTMSFWLTALVCLVLTSCGGGGQAQSSSQPDYKSVKDMVLDILQTDEAKQSVSKMMKDEKFKQSLMLDESTVRTTLIQSMTNPNSTHIKEAFKDPKFASAMAKSMKNEQKTLMKDLMKDPEYQKELISVMKDPEFEKNLMDLMKSSAYRQQTMQVMKESLQSPLFQAELMKIMTKVSEDMTKPKELKSKKKGKGKEGKGGGSGGGGGSSS from the coding sequence ATGAGAAAAAAGACGATGTCTTTTTGGTTAACCGCTCTTGTCTGTCTGGTGCTAACCAGTTGCGGGGGTGGCGGACAAGCGCAAAGTTCGTCTCAGCCTGATTATAAAAGCGTCAAAGACATGGTGCTGGACATATTACAGACGGACGAAGCGAAGCAATCTGTTAGCAAGATGATGAAGGATGAAAAGTTCAAGCAAAGCCTGATGCTTGACGAGTCAACGGTGCGGACAACCTTGATTCAAAGCATGACGAATCCCAATAGTACGCACATCAAAGAAGCATTTAAAGACCCGAAATTCGCAAGCGCCATGGCGAAATCCATGAAAAATGAACAAAAAACGCTAATGAAGGACCTGATGAAGGATCCTGAATATCAAAAAGAGCTCATAAGCGTAATGAAAGACCCTGAGTTTGAGAAAAATTTGATGGACCTGATGAAAAGCTCTGCTTATCGACAGCAAACCATGCAAGTGATGAAGGAATCCTTGCAAAGTCCTTTGTTCCAGGCTGAACTCATGAAGATCATGACCAAAGTATCCGAGGACATGACAAAACCAAAGGAACTGAAGTCGAAGAAAAAAGGAAAGGGAAAAGAAGGTAAGGGTGGAGGTTCCGGCGGAGGCGGCGGTAGCTCTTCTTAA
- the cwlD gene encoding N-acetylmuramoyl-L-alanine amidase CwlD, with protein sequence MTRKGVGWILAFAVLMLLFTYEAPDRSSWQAWSLPLTGTVIAIDPGHGGIDGGAVSKAGDVVEKEVTLAISMYLRDFLQQSGAFVVMTREEDKDLASPDAAQARKRKSEDIRNRVRLVNDSTPDFLVSIHVNSIPSPKWSGAQTFYSPSFKKSAEVSYLIQDEIKRVIGHTDRVPSKTNNVFLIREVNCPAVLVEVGFVSNTEEAKRLQSVEYQKAMANAIYQGILRQYSGEKAPITP encoded by the coding sequence GTGACACGAAAAGGAGTAGGCTGGATATTAGCTTTCGCGGTGCTTATGCTGTTGTTCACCTACGAAGCGCCTGATCGTTCTTCCTGGCAGGCATGGTCGCTGCCACTGACGGGAACGGTCATAGCTATTGACCCTGGGCATGGGGGAATAGACGGCGGTGCCGTTTCCAAAGCCGGGGATGTAGTTGAGAAAGAAGTGACTTTGGCCATTAGCATGTACTTACGGGATTTCCTTCAGCAGTCAGGAGCGTTTGTAGTTATGACGAGGGAGGAAGACAAGGATTTGGCGAGTCCAGATGCGGCGCAGGCTCGCAAACGAAAATCTGAGGATATTCGAAACCGAGTAAGGCTGGTCAATGATAGTACACCGGATTTTTTGGTCAGTATACACGTTAATTCCATCCCTTCTCCGAAATGGTCGGGAGCACAGACTTTTTATTCCCCTAGCTTCAAAAAGAGCGCAGAAGTTTCTTATTTGATACAAGATGAAATCAAGCGGGTGATCGGTCATACAGATCGGGTTCCGAGTAAGACGAACAATGTGTTCTTGATTCGGGAGGTTAACTGCCCGGCCGTTTTGGTAGAGGTAGGCTTTGTCAGCAATACAGAGGAGGCAAAGCGACTTCAGAGCGTTGAATACCAAAAGGCAATGGCGAATGCCATTTATCAGGGGATCTTACGTCAGTATTCAGGAGAAAAAGCGCCAATTACACCTTAA
- a CDS encoding KinB-signaling pathway activation protein yields MSLRKYGWLFITTLLLGGLGGILVALIFDWDKLFMGSTGNLFVGLFMYLLYGMTISIVAQMGFFAYMTINYFAKTIFKTASLWKSVQVFLILFTFFDMIYLRYTSFGEGKGFGPYFIEPTLLLIVAIVTAYGKVSLTNKSAWIPTTFFMFVVTGLEWIPALKEDNVRATLSMLVPLLFCNVWQVMQLHRLVKRES; encoded by the coding sequence GTGAGTTTGCGTAAGTATGGCTGGCTTTTTATTACCACGCTTTTGCTTGGGGGATTAGGTGGGATCCTGGTTGCCCTTATTTTTGATTGGGACAAGCTGTTCATGGGTAGCACCGGTAACTTGTTTGTCGGCTTGTTCATGTATCTACTGTATGGAATGACCATTAGCATTGTGGCTCAGATGGGTTTTTTTGCGTATATGACGATTAATTACTTCGCTAAAACGATATTTAAAACGGCTTCCCTGTGGAAAAGTGTCCAAGTATTTCTTATTTTGTTTACCTTTTTCGATATGATTTATCTTCGCTATACGTCCTTCGGTGAAGGAAAAGGATTTGGCCCGTACTTTATTGAGCCAACGCTATTATTGATTGTCGCTATTGTTACCGCATATGGAAAAGTAAGTCTGACCAATAAATCTGCATGGATACCGACGACTTTCTTTATGTTTGTCGTTACAGGACTGGAATGGATTCCAGCATTGAAGGAAGATAATGTGCGTGCCACTCTGTCCATGCTCGTCCCACTATTGTTTTGTAACGTCTGGCAAGTCATGCAATTGCACCGTCTGGTAAAGAGAGAAAGCTGA
- a CDS encoding stage II sporulation protein M, whose product MGNRLRHLWLDNRKYFLAACLLFFGGALIGYFQAPLVEEMVGKMMGQLKEIAERIKDNGGGPLAVFWMIFSNNVFSALMMMALGILFAFFPIVGMLTNGVLFGFILFKYSALGVSPWLIFSAGILPHGIFELPAILFAAGVGIRLGVLSLRSVGALIQPQKLAGLKNDWYDTLKQFPVAVLTVIVLLFVAAIVESTITPTLLKETVGQQLQQLNLLK is encoded by the coding sequence ATGGGCAATCGATTGCGGCATTTATGGCTTGATAACCGAAAGTATTTTTTAGCCGCATGCTTATTATTTTTTGGTGGTGCCTTGATTGGTTATTTTCAAGCACCGCTTGTCGAAGAGATGGTCGGTAAAATGATGGGCCAGTTAAAGGAAATTGCTGAACGGATAAAAGATAACGGCGGTGGACCTTTAGCGGTATTCTGGATGATTTTTTCTAATAATGTTTTCAGTGCATTGATGATGATGGCGCTGGGAATTTTGTTTGCATTCTTTCCTATAGTTGGAATGCTCACGAATGGAGTGCTGTTTGGCTTTATCCTTTTCAAATACAGTGCGTTGGGAGTAAGTCCATGGCTTATTTTTAGTGCAGGGATTTTGCCACATGGAATTTTTGAGCTTCCAGCTATCCTGTTTGCAGCGGGAGTTGGTATTCGGTTAGGGGTGCTGAGTTTGCGATCAGTGGGAGCCCTGATCCAACCGCAAAAGCTGGCAGGATTGAAAAATGACTGGTACGATACACTCAAGCAATTTCCAGTAGCGGTTCTTACTGTGATCGTTCTGTTGTTCGTCGCTGCTATTGTAGAGAGCACGATTACGCCAACCCTTCTCAAGGAAACAGTGGGTCAACAACTGCAGCAATTGAACTTACTGAAATAA
- a CDS encoding P-loop NTPase, which yields MLTREQVLEALRDVKDPEINRSLVELNMIRDIHIEGKTVSLTVVLTISGCPLKAKIEDDVVAAVKALGAEEVRLQFGSMTDEERAALSAQLRKNQGGQTHNMTPGQAPLLNPILAKDSNTTFIAVTSGKGGVGKSTVTVNLAVALARLGKKVGIIDADIYGFSVPDMMNIEQRPTVIGETILPVEKQNVKVMSMGFFVEDNSPIIWRGPMLGKMLRNFFTEVHWGEGLDYLLLDLPPGTGDMALDVHTMIPQSMEIVVTTPHATAAFVAARAGAMAKRTGHEILGIVENMAWYEAKDGSKEYVFGRGGGAKLAETLACELLAQIPLGQPDNHPSEPDYSPSIYGEKTDIGQLYIDMAKRVIEKCGEAVKQ from the coding sequence ATGTTGACCAGAGAACAGGTTCTCGAAGCACTACGCGATGTAAAAGACCCTGAAATTAATCGTAGCTTGGTCGAGCTCAACATGATTCGGGATATCCATATTGAAGGCAAGACAGTAAGTCTCACGGTCGTTCTGACGATTTCGGGCTGTCCGCTCAAAGCCAAGATCGAGGACGATGTCGTTGCAGCTGTGAAAGCGCTGGGAGCCGAAGAAGTACGCCTGCAATTCGGTTCGATGACGGACGAGGAACGTGCGGCTCTGTCTGCCCAGCTTCGCAAGAACCAAGGTGGGCAAACACATAACATGACACCCGGACAAGCTCCCCTTTTGAACCCGATCTTGGCGAAGGATTCGAATACGACCTTTATCGCGGTTACTTCCGGAAAAGGTGGCGTCGGAAAATCGACGGTAACAGTGAACCTGGCCGTTGCGCTCGCGCGTTTAGGAAAAAAAGTGGGCATTATCGACGCAGACATTTACGGCTTTAGTGTGCCCGATATGATGAATATTGAACAACGACCAACCGTGATTGGTGAAACGATTTTGCCTGTTGAAAAGCAAAACGTAAAGGTTATGTCCATGGGCTTTTTTGTGGAAGACAACTCTCCGATCATTTGGCGTGGCCCTATGTTGGGGAAAATGCTGCGTAACTTTTTCACGGAAGTACACTGGGGCGAAGGATTGGACTACCTCTTGCTGGACTTGCCTCCAGGAACGGGAGATATGGCCCTCGACGTACACACCATGATTCCGCAAAGTATGGAGATTGTGGTAACCACTCCTCATGCTACTGCGGCGTTTGTTGCAGCTCGTGCAGGCGCTATGGCAAAGCGAACTGGTCATGAAATCCTCGGTATTGTGGAAAACATGGCGTGGTACGAAGCAAAGGATGGTTCCAAAGAATACGTATTCGGGCGTGGTGGAGGAGCTAAACTTGCCGAGACCTTGGCATGTGAGCTGCTCGCTCAAATTCCGCTGGGACAACCGGATAATCATCCATCTGAACCTGATTATTCTCCATCCATCTATGGAGAAAAGACGGACATTGGTCAGCTTTACATCGATATGGCCAAACGTGTGATAGAAAAATGCGGGGAAGCCGTCAAACAATAG
- a CDS encoding helix-turn-helix domain-containing protein: MSLSLGELISSHRSRRNLTLADLSELSGVSKSTISLIETGETKRPSYATWRKIAEAIDIAPSIIINAFVDTTHNPKTLELVLAEVINEGWEALVAKVATRYLESPKIDTFRALDHIASTARDTENKRIKRILCETIISFARSRGIPSYLANALYERYLIERDDFSRFEETYRRGKELLLYVEHLYVEDRIDYYYKMGVHANILDLHDESIDLCRLGLREDRSDNRPKASAYISLFNSCIYFGDFHVADIYLKEYENSEYADFRKNHFRATLLAKKGQHEDAINLFNICLNETDREGRISIVVDLMESYLEAGKTDDLMLLIETEDQFLPEKMPQHPYRIKTLAQYYRRKALCLISIERYDPGFHSLIESIKYYKHIGISTEVIEGIRLFLRHHRTNSKNLSFENMELIENICDNIL; the protein is encoded by the coding sequence GTGTCGCTTTCATTAGGTGAACTCATTAGCAGTCATCGTAGTCGACGCAATCTAACACTAGCAGACCTTTCGGAATTGTCAGGAGTCAGTAAAAGTACCATATCGTTAATTGAAACAGGAGAGACTAAACGGCCCAGCTATGCCACTTGGAGAAAGATAGCGGAAGCCATCGATATAGCACCCAGCATCATCATAAACGCATTTGTGGACACTACACATAATCCTAAGACATTAGAGCTCGTCCTTGCAGAGGTTATCAACGAAGGATGGGAAGCTCTTGTCGCTAAAGTTGCTACGCGTTATTTAGAGTCACCAAAGATTGATACGTTTAGAGCGTTAGATCATATCGCCAGTACAGCCAGAGATACAGAGAACAAACGAATAAAACGCATCTTATGCGAAACGATTATTAGTTTCGCAAGAAGCAGGGGAATACCCTCATATCTAGCAAACGCCTTGTATGAAAGGTATTTGATTGAGCGTGACGACTTCTCTCGTTTCGAGGAAACGTATCGACGTGGGAAAGAACTGCTTCTCTATGTCGAGCATCTCTATGTAGAAGATCGAATCGATTACTATTATAAAATGGGTGTTCACGCCAACATACTCGACTTGCACGACGAAAGTATCGATTTATGTAGGCTCGGTTTACGGGAAGATCGGTCAGATAACAGACCTAAAGCATCTGCATATATCTCCCTATTCAACTCGTGTATTTACTTTGGGGACTTCCATGTAGCTGACATCTACCTAAAAGAGTATGAAAACAGCGAATACGCTGATTTTCGAAAAAACCATTTTCGCGCTACTCTCCTTGCGAAAAAAGGGCAGCACGAGGACGCAATCAATTTGTTCAACATCTGCTTAAATGAGACTGACAGAGAAGGGCGTATATCCATCGTGGTCGACCTCATGGAATCGTATTTGGAGGCTGGAAAGACAGACGATCTCATGCTATTGATCGAAACGGAGGATCAGTTTCTGCCAGAGAAAATGCCGCAGCATCCGTACCGAATTAAGACACTGGCCCAATACTACAGACGTAAGGCGTTGTGCTTAATCTCAATAGAGAGATATGATCCAGGATTTCATAGCCTGATCGAAAGCATCAAGTATTACAAGCACATAGGAATATCTACAGAGGTTATTGAAGGCATACGACTGTTCCTACGCCATCATCGAACTAACAGTAAAAATCTGTCCTTTGAAAACATGGAGTTAATAGAAAACATATGTGATAATATTTTGTAA